A portion of the Anoxybacillus gonensis genome contains these proteins:
- a CDS encoding RNA-guided endonuclease InsQ/TnpB family protein gives MKLTLTAKIKILPTSEQEQLLQKTMQAYRDACNAVSEVIYKENTLVQAKLHKMTYRKLRSTFGLKSQMAQSVLKTVIAKYKTNQTNGHKWCQIAFKKPQIDLVFNRDYSLTKGLFSINTLEGRIKVPFQTKGLETYFDGTWTFGTAKLVNKHQKWFLHIPVSKEMEEANLHHIRQVVGVDMGVNFIATVYDSNGQTLFFKGRHIKHKRAKYKQLRRQLQKKQTPSARRRLKKIGQRENRWMQDVNHCISKALVERYGKNTLFVLEDLTGVRQRTEKVSVNHRYEMVSWAFYDLRQKIEYKARKHQAKVIAVDPTYTSQTCPKCGHTAKANRNKKTHTFCCQTCQYTSNDDRVGAMNLQRKGIEYIVEETTNA, from the coding sequence ATGAAATTGACTTTAACAGCAAAAATTAAAATTTTACCGACATCTGAACAAGAACAACTTCTTCAAAAAACGATGCAAGCATATCGTGATGCGTGCAATGCGGTGTCGGAAGTGATATACAAAGAAAACACCCTTGTGCAAGCCAAACTTCACAAGATGACGTACCGCAAACTTCGCTCTACATTTGGCTTAAAATCTCAAATGGCACAGTCTGTGTTAAAAACGGTGATTGCAAAATATAAAACCAACCAAACCAATGGACACAAGTGGTGTCAGATTGCGTTTAAAAAACCGCAAATAGACCTCGTTTTTAATCGAGATTACAGCCTAACCAAAGGGTTGTTTTCCATCAATACGTTAGAAGGACGAATCAAAGTTCCTTTTCAAACGAAAGGACTTGAAACGTATTTCGACGGAACATGGACGTTTGGAACAGCAAAGTTAGTGAACAAACATCAAAAGTGGTTTCTCCATATTCCTGTATCCAAAGAAATGGAAGAAGCAAACCTTCATCATATTCGCCAAGTGGTTGGCGTAGATATGGGCGTGAATTTTATTGCGACTGTTTATGATTCAAACGGACAGACGCTATTTTTCAAAGGTAGACACATCAAACACAAACGAGCAAAGTATAAACAACTCCGCAGACAACTACAAAAAAAGCAAACTCCGTCTGCACGTAGAAGATTAAAGAAAATCGGTCAACGAGAAAACCGTTGGATGCAAGATGTCAACCATTGCATCAGTAAGGCACTCGTTGAGCGTTATGGTAAGAACACGTTGTTTGTGTTAGAGGATTTAACAGGCGTTCGCCAAAGAACAGAAAAAGTGTCCGTTAACCATCGGTATGAAATGGTATCTTGGGCGTTTTATGATTTAAGACAAAAAATCGAGTACAAAGCACGCAAACACCAAGCCAAAGTGATTGCGGTAGACCCAACATACACATCCCAAACATGTCCAAAATGCGGACATACAGCAAAGGCGAATCGAAATAAGAAAACGCACACGTTCTGTTGCCAAACATGTCAATACACATCAAACGATGACCGAGTAGGTGCGATGAATCTTCAACGAAAAGGAATCGAGTACATCGTTGAAGAAACCACGAACGCATGA
- a CDS encoding formate--tetrahydrofolate ligase, giving the protein MTTTTKIKTDIEIAQETKLKRIQDIASELDLLEEELEPYGHYKAKISLHALKRLATKQDGHVILVTSINPTPAGEGKSTVTVGLGQALHKLGKKVMIAMREPSLGPTMGIKGGATGGGYSQVLPMEDINLHFTGDLHAITTANNALAALIDNHIHQGNELRIDTRRIVWKRAVDLNDRALRKVVVGLGGPTQGVPREDGFDITVASEIMAVFCLATDLQDLKRRLANMVVAYNVDRQPVTVADLGVEGALTLLLKDALKPNLVQTVEHVPALVHGGPFANIAHGCNSVIATKMAQKLGDYVVTEAGFGADLGAEKFLHIKARMGGIEPKAVVIVATIRALKMHGGVGKQQLASENVEALKKGLANLEKHIETIQAFGLPFVVAINRFITDTDKEIHALTTFCEEKGYPVSLTEVWEKGGDGGIDLARKVLEAIENTKSTYTPLYELDEPITDKIQKIARIVYGASDVSFSDKAKKQIEQFTSFGWDKFPICMAKTQYSLSDDPTKLGRPTDFTITVRELKPSIGAGFLVALTGDVMTMPGLPKQPAALQMDVDELGNARGLF; this is encoded by the coding sequence ATGACAACGACGACGAAGATCAAAACGGACATTGAAATTGCCCAAGAAACAAAATTAAAGCGCATTCAAGACATTGCAAGTGAACTGGATTTGTTAGAAGAAGAGCTTGAACCGTATGGGCATTATAAAGCGAAAATTTCTCTTCATGCACTGAAGCGGTTAGCGACGAAACAAGACGGCCATGTCATTTTAGTGACGTCGATCAATCCGACGCCGGCGGGAGAAGGAAAATCGACAGTTACTGTTGGGCTTGGTCAAGCGTTACATAAACTCGGTAAAAAAGTGATGATTGCGATGCGGGAACCTTCGCTTGGCCCGACGATGGGAATAAAAGGCGGGGCGACAGGTGGAGGGTATTCACAAGTGTTGCCGATGGAAGACATTAATTTGCACTTTACTGGCGATTTGCATGCGATTACGACCGCGAATAACGCCTTAGCTGCGCTCATTGACAACCATATTCATCAAGGAAATGAATTACGAATCGATACGCGTCGCATCGTTTGGAAGCGAGCAGTGGACTTAAATGACCGTGCGCTACGTAAAGTTGTGGTCGGATTAGGTGGACCGACGCAAGGCGTGCCACGCGAGGACGGATTCGATATTACTGTTGCCTCTGAAATTATGGCGGTGTTTTGCTTAGCAACCGATCTGCAAGATTTAAAGCGACGTTTAGCAAACATGGTGGTAGCATATAATGTGGATCGTCAACCTGTTACAGTAGCTGATCTTGGCGTCGAAGGAGCGCTCACGCTTTTACTAAAAGATGCGCTAAAGCCGAATTTAGTCCAAACGGTAGAACATGTACCTGCACTTGTGCACGGTGGCCCGTTTGCCAATATTGCTCACGGATGCAATAGCGTCATTGCCACAAAAATGGCACAAAAGCTCGGAGACTATGTTGTGACAGAGGCGGGATTTGGTGCGGATTTAGGTGCGGAGAAATTTTTACATATCAAAGCACGCATGGGAGGAATTGAACCGAAAGCTGTTGTCATCGTCGCAACGATTCGAGCGTTAAAAATGCACGGTGGGGTAGGGAAACAACAGTTAGCGAGCGAAAATGTCGAAGCATTAAAAAAAGGACTAGCCAATTTAGAGAAACATATTGAAACGATTCAAGCGTTTGGCTTGCCGTTTGTCGTTGCCATTAACCGTTTTATCACGGACACAGATAAAGAAATTCACGCATTAACGACATTTTGTGAAGAAAAAGGATATCCTGTATCGTTAACGGAAGTGTGGGAAAAAGGCGGAGATGGCGGAATTGATTTAGCTCGTAAAGTATTGGAAGCAATCGAAAATACAAAAAGCACGTACACTCCGTTATACGAATTAGACGAACCGATTACGGATAAAATTCAAAAAATCGCGCGCATTGTTTATGGCGCAAGCGACGTTTCTTTTTCTGACAAGGCGAAAAAGCAAATCGAACAATTTACATCGTTTGGGTGGGACAAGTTCCCCATTTGCATGGCAAAGACGCAATATTCGCTTTCCGACGACCCAACAAAACTTGGCCGCCCGACCGATTTCACTATTACAGTGCGCGAATTAAAACCGTCGATTGGTGCTGGCTTTCTCGTTGCCTTAACAGGAGATGTAATGACGATGCCAGGGCTGCCGAAACAACCAGCAGCGCTTCAGATGGATGTCGACGAACTTGGAAACGCGCGTGGACTTTTCTAA
- a CDS encoding VOC family protein produces MIRRIATVAVYVEDQQKAKQFWIEKVGFDVVAEHPMGPNVFWLEVAPKGAQTALVIYPKAMMKDAETKRASIVFECDNVFTAYEEMKARGVQFLSEPQQMQWGSFVQFQDEDGNEFVLKS; encoded by the coding sequence ATGATTCGTCGAATTGCGACAGTAGCCGTTTATGTTGAAGATCAACAAAAAGCAAAACAGTTTTGGATAGAAAAAGTTGGTTTTGATGTTGTGGCAGAACATCCGATGGGTCCGAATGTATTTTGGCTTGAAGTCGCTCCAAAAGGGGCGCAAACCGCACTAGTCATTTATCCAAAGGCTATGATGAAAGATGCAGAAACAAAAAGAGCTTCTATTGTATTTGAATGTGACAATGTTTTTACTGCATATGAGGAAATGAAAGCAAGGGGTGTACAATTTTTGTCAGAGCCTCAACAAATGCAATGGGGATCTTTTGTACAGTTTCAAGATGAAGATGGAAATGAATTTGTTTTGAAAAGCTAA
- a CDS encoding MFS transporter — MQASVEQRTNMQTVVYPILIAISIGHLLNDAMQAVVPALFPILESSMHLSYTQIGWIAFTLNMTSSILQPVVGLFSDRYPSPSFLPLGMGASLLGMVGLAFAPNFFFVLLSVLFIGLGSAIFHPEGSRVVYFAAQARRGFAQSIYQLGGNTGNALAPLFTALIFVPFGQKGAGWFVIVAALGMAVLFWVSKWYALQLHQLKNRPNRTIEGKTHTSKRIIFALVLLVLLVFARSWYYAGIANYYQFYLMEYYDISIRKAQLYLFVFMIAGAIGTVFGGPLADRFGRRNLIFASTLGTAPFALILPYVPLHFVLPIVFVTGFILSSSFATFVVYAQELLPGNVGMASGLIVGLAFGMGALGAVALGKIADVYTLKTLMVMCSFLPLFGVLTFWLPKEA, encoded by the coding sequence ATGCAAGCAAGTGTTGAACAACGTACAAATATGCAAACAGTCGTTTATCCGATTTTAATTGCCATTAGTATTGGTCATTTATTGAATGACGCGATGCAAGCTGTGGTACCGGCGTTGTTTCCGATTTTAGAATCATCAATGCACTTATCTTATACACAAATCGGTTGGATTGCGTTTACGCTTAATATGACTTCGTCTATCCTACAGCCGGTTGTCGGATTGTTTTCCGATCGGTATCCATCACCGAGCTTTTTGCCGTTGGGTATGGGAGCGAGCTTGTTAGGGATGGTTGGATTAGCGTTTGCACCTAATTTTTTCTTTGTGTTATTGTCCGTTTTATTCATTGGACTTGGTTCAGCTATCTTTCATCCAGAAGGTTCGCGTGTCGTTTATTTTGCTGCGCAGGCGAGAAGGGGGTTCGCTCAATCTATTTACCAACTTGGTGGCAATACAGGTAACGCCCTTGCCCCATTGTTTACAGCGCTCATTTTTGTTCCGTTTGGTCAAAAGGGAGCAGGTTGGTTTGTCATTGTTGCGGCGTTAGGAATGGCAGTTTTATTTTGGGTGTCAAAATGGTACGCTCTTCAGTTACATCAACTGAAAAATCGTCCGAACAGAACAATAGAAGGAAAGACACATACAAGCAAACGAATTATATTTGCCCTCGTTCTTCTCGTGTTGCTAGTATTTGCACGCTCGTGGTATTATGCAGGGATTGCGAATTATTATCAATTTTATTTAATGGAATATTACGACATTTCTATTCGTAAGGCGCAGCTTTATTTATTTGTTTTTATGATTGCAGGAGCGATCGGTACCGTTTTTGGCGGACCGCTTGCTGATCGATTTGGGAGACGAAATTTAATTTTTGCATCCACGCTTGGTACGGCACCGTTTGCACTCATTTTGCCATATGTGCCACTTCATTTTGTTTTGCCAATTGTTTTTGTCACAGGCTTTATTTTATCGTCTAGTTTCGCTACTTTTGTTGTTTATGCACAAGAATTGCTTCCAGGAAATGTCGGGATGGCTTCTGGATTAATTGTTGGTCTCGCATTTGGAATGGGGGCGCTTGGAGCAGTTGCACTTGGCAAAATCGCAGACGTGTATACGCTAAAAACACTTATGGTTATGTGTAGCTTTCTTCCTTTGTTTGGCGTGTTGACATTTTGGTTGCCAAAAGAAGCATAG
- a CDS encoding LacI family DNA-binding transcriptional regulator codes for MANIREIAKRAGVSVSTVSRVLNGYPYVKEEKRRAVWDVIHQLNYKKNINAVHLSKGRTNIIGVMLPTINHPYFSMIVEGISEEALRYGYHLLFFQTNYDIHKEQEALEMLRVKQIDGLIICSHTIRLETIASYTNDGPIVLCEDTSEPHLFSVYIDHYHAFALGMDYLIKKGHCKIGYCLSRPTSINSQKRKAAYKDALQSIHAPIRPDWMFHHCLHMSDGKRIASTILSLEEKPTALLVASDQVAAGIVLWGKTYGLHVPNDLAIVSFDNHPISEALHITTIELPLSLIGKKAFQMIYDYFTNDKTQPTKEKLPVRLIERASV; via the coding sequence ATGGCAAATATTCGTGAAATCGCAAAACGTGCAGGCGTTTCTGTTTCAACTGTCTCACGTGTGCTCAATGGGTACCCATATGTCAAAGAAGAAAAACGAAGAGCTGTATGGGATGTGATCCATCAATTAAACTATAAAAAAAACATTAACGCCGTTCACTTGTCGAAAGGAAGAACAAATATTATTGGAGTGATGTTACCGACTATCAACCATCCATATTTCAGCATGATTGTAGAGGGAATTTCCGAAGAAGCATTGCGATACGGATACCATCTTCTCTTTTTTCAAACAAACTATGATATACATAAAGAACAAGAAGCACTTGAAATGTTGCGTGTCAAGCAAATAGATGGCCTCATTATTTGTTCGCATACCATTCGTCTCGAAACAATTGCATCCTATACAAACGACGGTCCAATCGTTTTATGTGAAGATACATCAGAGCCGCATCTGTTTTCCGTGTATATCGACCATTACCACGCCTTTGCGCTTGGAATGGATTACTTAATAAAAAAGGGACATTGCAAAATCGGATATTGTCTCAGTCGACCAACGAGCATCAATAGCCAAAAACGGAAAGCAGCTTATAAAGATGCTCTTCAAAGCATACATGCTCCGATTCGTCCTGATTGGATGTTCCATCATTGTTTACATATGAGCGACGGAAAACGAATTGCATCTACCATTCTCTCTCTCGAAGAAAAACCGACCGCCTTGCTCGTTGCTAGCGATCAAGTTGCTGCAGGGATCGTTTTGTGGGGAAAAACATATGGATTACATGTTCCAAACGATTTAGCCATCGTTAGTTTTGATAATCATCCTATTTCAGAAGCGTTGCATATCACGACAATTGAACTACCTCTTTCGCTTATCGGAAAAAAAGCTTTCCAGATGATATACGATTATTTTACGAATGATAAGACTCAACCAACAAAAGAAAAACTACCCGTCCGCTTGATCGAACGGGCATCTGTATAG
- a CDS encoding pirin family protein, whose amino-acid sequence MIHVYPAHERFESNHGWLQSYFSFSFAEYFDRKNMNFGPLRVFNDDIIAPQRGFGAHPHQEMEIVTVVLKGQLEHRDNLGNHRIISFGEVQRMTAGTGIVHSEMNPSTTEEVNLLQLWFLPETYGLTPSYEQISYDVENMKNRLLPIVSKKQASEQVAYIHQDLTMYLSDLENNQQLTFHQQEGRRMYVFVIEGELVLNDDTILQRRDAARITDVTQLHITANIDSRFMLIDLP is encoded by the coding sequence ATGATTCACGTATATCCTGCACATGAACGATTTGAATCAAATCACGGTTGGTTGCAAAGTTATTTTAGTTTCTCATTTGCTGAATATTTTGATCGAAAAAATATGAACTTTGGCCCATTACGCGTATTTAATGACGATATAATTGCTCCACAACGCGGATTTGGAGCACATCCTCATCAAGAAATGGAAATCGTTACAGTCGTCTTGAAAGGGCAACTCGAACATCGCGATAATCTTGGCAATCATCGCATCATCTCATTCGGTGAAGTACAACGAATGACGGCCGGGACAGGTATTGTACATTCAGAAATGAATCCGTCTACTACGGAAGAAGTCAATCTTCTACAGCTTTGGTTTTTACCTGAAACGTACGGTCTTACTCCGTCATACGAACAAATTTCATACGATGTTGAAAACATGAAAAATCGCTTATTGCCTATTGTTTCAAAAAAACAAGCCAGTGAGCAAGTTGCCTACATTCACCAAGATCTAACCATGTATTTATCCGATTTAGAAAATAACCAACAACTTACATTCCACCAACAAGAAGGACGTCGAATGTATGTGTTTGTTATTGAGGGAGAACTTGTGTTGAATGATGATACAATTTTACAACGTCGTGATGCCGCTCGTATCACAGATGTCACACAATTGCACATAACAGCGAACATAGACAGCCGTTTTATGCTCATTGACTTACCGTAG
- a CDS encoding DoxX family protein, with amino-acid sequence MMHIGILLIRLAVGLTFVGHGAQKLFGWFGGYGLKGTGGWLESIGLKPGVTMALIAGLAEFVGGLLFALGLFTPFAALLIAATMFVAIVKVHAPNGFWITQNGFEYNLILIVVVIGVALIGAGDYSIDALIK; translated from the coding sequence ATGATGCACATCGGTATTTTACTCATTCGTCTAGCTGTCGGTTTAACTTTTGTAGGCCATGGCGCTCAAAAATTATTCGGATGGTTTGGAGGATATGGCTTAAAAGGAACGGGAGGATGGCTTGAATCTATTGGACTAAAGCCCGGGGTGACAATGGCCCTCATTGCTGGATTAGCTGAGTTCGTTGGAGGGTTATTGTTTGCGCTTGGGTTGTTCACCCCATTTGCAGCTTTGTTAATCGCCGCAACGATGTTCGTTGCCATTGTAAAAGTACATGCACCAAATGGATTTTGGATTACACAAAATGGATTTGAATACAATCTCATTTTAATTGTGGTTGTCATTGGCGTTGCACTTATTGGCGCAGGCGACTACTCAATTGATGCACTTATCAAATAA
- a CDS encoding MarR family winged helix-turn-helix transcriptional regulator: MSQNDQTLSLKLFIVLSRAHKAVSEHVKHDIQRYGLNPTEFGVLDLLYHKGAQPIQQIGDKILLTSGSMTYVIDKLEEKGYIVRQRCEKDRRITYAVITEEGRTLMDHIFPQHAQKMLEIFQSLSTDEKEMAIHLLKKIGLSLAPF, from the coding sequence ATGAGCCAAAACGATCAAACATTATCATTAAAACTATTCATTGTCCTTTCTAGAGCACATAAGGCGGTGTCGGAACATGTAAAACATGACATTCAACGTTACGGACTAAATCCAACGGAGTTTGGTGTTCTCGATTTGTTGTATCATAAAGGAGCGCAGCCGATTCAGCAAATTGGTGATAAAATTTTGCTTACAAGTGGAAGCATGACATACGTCATCGACAAACTCGAAGAAAAAGGATATATCGTCCGGCAACGTTGTGAAAAGGACCGCCGCATTACGTACGCTGTCATTACAGAAGAAGGACGAACATTAATGGATCACATTTTCCCACAGCACGCACAAAAAATGTTGGAAATTTTCCAATCTTTATCGACAGATGAAAAAGAAATGGCGATTCACTTGCTCAAAAAGATAGGTCTTTCATTAGCGCCTTTTTAA
- the ric gene encoding iron-sulfur cluster repair di-iron protein, translating to MKKLFTAQSTVGEIVAIFPKASDLFRAYKIDFCCGGSRSLSDVVTEKQLDIETILNKLQSMYEKSLEKVEKNWLEVSYKELIDHIIQTHHQFLLEELPQLTPYVTKVARVHGPTQPHLIQVHQLFHELKIELEQHLMKEEKDVFPLIIQFETSPTKENEQIMKQAIEELTAEHERAGDIIKRIREVTNDFTLPVDACGTYRLVYNRLEALENDLFTHIHLENNILFPRILHGK from the coding sequence ATGAAGAAATTATTTACCGCACAATCAACAGTTGGTGAAATTGTAGCTATATTTCCAAAAGCGAGCGATTTGTTTAGAGCATATAAAATTGATTTTTGTTGTGGTGGAAGTCGCTCTTTATCTGATGTGGTCACTGAAAAGCAATTAGATATAGAAACAATTTTAAACAAGCTACAATCAATGTATGAAAAATCGCTTGAAAAGGTAGAAAAAAATTGGTTAGAAGTTTCATACAAAGAGTTAATCGATCACATTATTCAAACACATCATCAATTTTTATTAGAAGAATTGCCTCAACTTACTCCATATGTAACAAAAGTAGCGCGCGTTCATGGTCCAACACAGCCGCACTTAATTCAAGTGCACCAATTGTTTCATGAATTAAAAATTGAGCTAGAGCAACATCTGATGAAGGAAGAAAAAGATGTATTTCCGCTTATTATACAATTTGAAACATCTCCGACGAAAGAAAACGAGCAAATAATGAAACAAGCAATTGAAGAGCTTACAGCTGAGCATGAACGTGCGGGTGATATAATTAAACGCATTCGAGAAGTGACAAACGACTTTACTCTCCCTGTCGACGCTTGCGGAACGTACCGACTAGTGTACAATCGCCTTGAAGCATTGGAGAATGATTTATTTACTCATATTCATTTAGAAAATAACATTTTATTTCCACGTATTCTACACGGAAAATGA
- a CDS encoding cell wall hydrolase gives MRKLLALASLFVATVFFSATETFAQTTVHYVKQGETFWTIAKHYNVSLLELQRINQKQTDVLFVGETLRIPQPISQADKDLLARLVHAEAKGEPFAGKVAVATVVLNRVDHPNFPNTIRQVIYDRSGGYYAFTPVQNGEINKPADREAYRAVEEAIAFRGLGSGSLYFYNPKTAKSEWIRSRQVTVIIGNHVFAK, from the coding sequence ATGAGGAAATTACTAGCACTTGCTTCTCTGTTTGTAGCTACTGTCTTTTTCTCAGCAACTGAAACTTTTGCGCAAACGACAGTTCATTATGTCAAGCAAGGGGAAACGTTTTGGACGATTGCAAAACATTACAATGTTTCATTGCTAGAGTTGCAACGAATCAATCAAAAACAAACAGATGTTTTATTTGTTGGAGAAACGTTACGCATCCCGCAACCCATTTCTCAGGCTGATAAAGATTTATTAGCTCGTCTTGTTCATGCAGAAGCAAAAGGAGAGCCATTTGCAGGAAAAGTGGCGGTAGCAACCGTGGTGTTGAATCGTGTTGATCATCCGAATTTTCCAAACACTATTCGCCAAGTCATTTATGATCGTTCCGGAGGATATTACGCATTTACACCTGTACAAAATGGTGAAATTAATAAGCCGGCAGATCGTGAAGCATATCGAGCGGTCGAAGAAGCCATTGCTTTTCGCGGTTTAGGAAGCGGGTCGCTATATTTTTATAATCCAAAAACGGCGAAAAGCGAATGGATCCGCTCACGACAAGTGACTGTGATCATTGGAAACCATGTATTTGCGAAATAA
- a CDS encoding ABC transporter ATP-binding protein, with product MGIVDVKQLTKMYKNNRGIERVTFSIEEGEIFGFIGPNGAGKSTTIRTLLNFIYPTSGSATIFGKDIVKDAKEIRRHVGYLPSEVHYYDDMKVIDLLTYSASFYKVSDRRLKQLAERLDLDIYKKIEDLSFGNRKKVGIVQALLHEPKLLILDEPTGGLDPLMQHTFFELLLEERKKGVTIFFSSHILSEVQKLCDRVAIIKEGKLIQVETIEHLTKNHLKHVTIVFEEGQYTSFDLAGVVKKEMNGNEMTMLYKGDMNELIALLYSLRIKDVSISEPSLEDVFMHYYEK from the coding sequence ATGGGCATTGTTGATGTTAAACAGTTAACGAAAATGTATAAAAACAATCGAGGAATTGAACGAGTCACATTTTCGATTGAGGAAGGGGAAATTTTTGGGTTTATCGGGCCGAATGGGGCAGGAAAAAGCACAACGATTCGCACATTATTAAATTTTATTTATCCAACAAGTGGTAGTGCTACAATTTTCGGAAAAGATATTGTGAAAGATGCAAAAGAAATTCGGAGACATGTCGGCTATTTACCTTCTGAAGTGCATTACTATGATGATATGAAAGTAATCGACTTATTGACGTATTCGGCATCATTTTACAAAGTGTCGGATCGACGATTGAAACAGTTAGCTGAACGTCTTGATTTAGATATTTATAAAAAAATTGAAGATTTATCATTTGGAAATCGAAAAAAAGTCGGTATCGTTCAGGCGCTTTTACATGAGCCGAAATTGTTAATTTTAGATGAACCAACCGGTGGATTAGATCCGCTCATGCAGCATACATTTTTTGAACTACTTTTGGAAGAACGGAAAAAAGGAGTGACGATTTTCTTCTCCTCGCACATTCTTTCTGAAGTACAAAAACTTTGCGATCGTGTAGCGATTATTAAAGAAGGGAAATTAATTCAAGTGGAAACGATTGAACATTTAACGAAAAACCATTTGAAACATGTGACGATCGTGTTTGAAGAAGGGCAATATACTTCATTTGATTTAGCGGGTGTTGTAAAAAAAGAAATGAACGGCAATGAAATGACGATGCTATATAAAGGAGATATGAATGAACTGATCGCCCTATTGTACAGCTTGCGCATAAAAGATGTGTCGATTAGCGAGCCATCTTTAGAAGATGTGTTTATGCACTATTACGAAAAGTGA
- a CDS encoding ABC transporter permease, with protein sequence MFKREWKRNAKSLMIWSIVLGGLVFLTLSIFPQFAEQQKEVTKLLQSLPPAMIKAFGMDQLSIGDLTGYYGVRVYMMTTLLGSVYAAMLAANIVAKEENDKTIEFLLAKPVTRGEILTNKWLVVVVNILILNVVSLLVSLIGFQMAKEYDVSLKAIYLLTLATVFLHFTFASIAFLLSTMMRKTRNASSFALGLVFVTYFMNMMSSISEDLSFLKYVSPFKYVDAAPIIYDLQIDPLYTSLMMAIIISSIVAAYAIYQKKDIVV encoded by the coding sequence ATGTTTAAACGTGAATGGAAGAGAAATGCAAAATCTTTAATGATTTGGAGTATCGTACTTGGTGGTCTTGTGTTTTTGACATTAAGCATTTTCCCACAGTTTGCGGAGCAGCAAAAAGAAGTAACAAAACTTCTTCAATCATTGCCGCCAGCGATGATTAAGGCGTTTGGGATGGATCAACTAAGCATTGGCGATTTAACAGGGTATTACGGTGTTCGGGTATATATGATGACAACGTTACTTGGTAGCGTTTATGCAGCGATGTTAGCTGCCAACATCGTTGCAAAAGAGGAAAACGATAAAACGATTGAATTTTTACTTGCTAAACCAGTAACGAGAGGAGAAATTTTAACGAATAAATGGCTTGTTGTGGTGGTAAATATTCTTATTTTAAATGTGGTTTCTTTGCTTGTTAGTTTGATTGGTTTTCAAATGGCTAAAGAATACGATGTTTCATTAAAAGCGATTTATTTATTGACGTTGGCAACTGTATTCCTTCACTTTACGTTTGCGTCCATAGCATTTTTATTATCAACGATGATGCGTAAAACGAGAAATGCATCATCATTTGCCCTTGGGCTTGTCTTTGTTACTTATTTTATGAATATGATGTCAAGTATTTCTGAAGATTTATCGTTCTTAAAATATGTGAGTCCGTTTAAATATGTTGATGCAGCACCGATTATTTATGATTTACAAATAGATCCATTGTATACAAGTTTAATGATGGCGATCATTATTTCAAGTATTGTTGCAGCATACGCAATTTATCAAAAGAAAGATATTGTCGTGTGA
- a CDS encoding TetR/AcrR family transcriptional regulator codes for MYEAFERQPEEKKKLIIQTVIEEFVQNGYDNASTDVMTSRAGISKGLLFHYFKSKKNLYLYVVHYAKQLLTEKTMEAVNEIRCSDFFERIKQIVLTKQQIFMTYPHETQLVIDAVANPPKVVKKEMEQLLAEHYETYAEDFQLQHIFLKDLLQKETLRDDVCAETVVRMTMLIVEQLSNKYMQLYKNKKYNPIQHGNLLVQELEEYVNIIKYGIYK; via the coding sequence TTGTACGAAGCGTTTGAAAGGCAACCGGAAGAAAAAAAGAAACTCATTATTCAAACCGTGATCGAAGAGTTTGTGCAAAACGGATACGACAATGCATCAACGGATGTGATGACGAGTCGCGCTGGCATTTCAAAGGGATTGTTATTTCATTATTTTAAAAGCAAAAAAAATTTATATTTATATGTTGTTCATTATGCAAAGCAGTTGTTGACCGAAAAGACGATGGAAGCAGTAAACGAAATAAGATGTAGTGACTTTTTTGAGCGAATAAAGCAAATTGTGCTTACTAAACAACAAATATTTATGACATATCCGCATGAAACACAACTAGTCATCGATGCAGTGGCTAATCCACCAAAAGTGGTAAAAAAAGAAATGGAACAACTGCTTGCGGAACATTACGAAACATATGCTGAAGATTTTCAATTGCAACATATTTTTTTAAAAGATCTTCTGCAGAAAGAAACGTTACGTGATGATGTATGTGCTGAAACTGTCGTGCGCATGACGATGTTGATCGTTGAACAATTATCGAATAAGTACATGCAATTGTATAAAAATAAAAAATATAATCCAATTCAACACGGGAATTTGCTTGTGCAAGAGTTAGAGGAATATGTGAATATTATAAAATATGGGATTTACAAGTGA